From the genome of Verrucomicrobiota bacterium:
CGAAGTGGATGTCCGTCGCGCGGTCTTTGAAGGCTTCCCAGATGATCTGGTTGACGAACTTGATGACGCTCGCTTCCTGGTCGTCGCCGGTGATTTCCTTGCTGTCGCCGACGATGATCTCGACGGGCTCGTCGTCCTCGATTTCCTCGAGCGTCTCGGCGCCGACGCCGTAGTGTTTCTTGAGCGCCTTCTCGATCTCGGCGCGCGGCGCGAGCGCGAGCTGCACGGGACCGCGCGCGTCGAACTGCACGGCGTTGAGCATCGCGGTGTCGAAGGGATTGTGCGTGGCAACCGTCAGCACGCCGTTTTCAAACTTCACCGGCATGACCGCGTGCTGGAACGCGACCTTGGTGGCGATTTTGTCGCGCGCCTCGGGTTCGATCGTCGCGTGGGCGAGATCGCAGGTCGGCAAGTCGAGCGCGCCGCCCAGTTTCTGCAAAAAGGCCTCCTCCGTGAGCCCCGACTCGCGGCACATGTAGGCGAGCATCGTCTCAGCCGCGCCCGCATGCGCCGTCGCGCGCCACGCCTTGCTCCACGTGTCGAACTGGCTTTCGGTGGCCAGGGACGCGCGGGCAAAGACGCTCTTGATCGAGGTGAAACCCATACAAGTCGGGGCGTGATCCCGAGAGTTGAAAACAGCGGACGATAGGAAAAGTTCCCGGTGAGGTCAAAGTAATTGCCTCCGGAAATGACTGTAGGAAAGCGTGCCGTGTGGTTGAACGAACGGCGGCGGCGATTGGTTTGGCGCGGAATCCACCCAGCCGACCCGCGGCGGGAGTCCCGCAAGGCTCACGCCTTCGCGTGGGTCCCGTCTTGGATCACCGCAATGCCATCGAGTGCGATGCGGTTCTCGAGGGTGCCTGTTGCGGGACCGCCGGCCGGATCCCACGGCGCGGGATGGGTCGTCTCCGCGCCGCGCCACTTGCCGCCGAGGCGTTCCAGTTTGCGGTGGGCATCGGTGGGTTGGGCCATTTGCATGGGAGTGCGGTTGGTTGAGGGTTTGAGTTGCGCGGGTTGAATGGAAGATGCGCCCGCCTTGCAAGCCATTCCAACGACTTGGCTTCCAGGCGTCAATCCCGCGTGTGCGGCGCGAGCAGCTTGACCTTCTTCTCGTGGAGCGGCAGCCAGACGCGAAACGTGGTGCCCTCGCCGACGTGGCTTTCGAGTTCGATGCGGCCGTGGTGCTCGCGGACGATGCGCTGCACGATCATCAGGCCGAGCCCGCTGCCTTTGCTCTTGGTCGTGTAG
Proteins encoded in this window:
- a CDS encoding type II/IV secretion system protein, whose amino-acid sequence is MGFTSIKSVFARASLATESQFDTWSKAWRATAHAGAAETMLAYMCRESGLTEEAFLQKLGGALDLPTCDLAHATIEPEARDKIATKVAFQHAVMPVKFENGVLTVATHNPFDTAMLNAVQFDARGPVQLALAPRAEIEKALKKHYGVGAETLEEIEDDEPVEIIVGDSKEITGDDQEASVIKFVNQIIWEAFKDRATDIHF